The Accipiter gentilis chromosome 7, bAccGen1.1, whole genome shotgun sequence genome includes a region encoding these proteins:
- the CMKLR1 gene encoding chemerin-like receptor 1 isoform X1 has product MRYLESSVPRPAWRELPLCCGTLNHHLSPHPARHPAAPGARRPHRRGETMALSNLSNYLDDVDNYSDYPDYTYEETSSVWTDPSYEPKDIARILSVIIYSVSCVLGILGNGLVIAIITLKMKKSVNAIWFLNLAVADFLFNIFLPINIAYTAMRYNWIFGTVMCKLNSFLLILNMYTSVLLLTTISFDRYVSVVFPVWSQNHRSTNLAYLVCFIIWTVGIIMSCPSLVFRDTAQARNSVICFSNFSLSRNKSYQALALMRHRTVNITRFLAGYILPITIITFCYIAIVFNLRRNRLAKSKKPFKIIITIIVTFFLCWSPYHLLNLLETEPDMIPRSVFEISIPITTALAASNSCMNPVLYVFMGQDFKKFKVTILSRLVNALSEETGHSSIVHRSFSKMSSMTEKEMTVL; this is encoded by the exons ATGAGGTATTTGGAAAG CTCCGTCCCTAGACCTGCGTGGAGGGAGCTGCCTTTGTGCTGTGGGACGCTGAACCACCACCtctccccccatcctgccaggcATCCAGCTGCGCCGGGAGCACGGCGGCCGCACCGGAGAGGAGAG ACAATGGCGCTTTCCAATTTGTCCAACTACTTGGATGATGTTGATAACTACAGCGACTACCCAGATTACACCTATGAGGAGACCAGCAGCGTGTGGACAGACCCATCCTACGAACCGAAAGACATTGCGAGGATCCTCTCTGTCATCATCTACAGCGTGTCCTGTGTGTTGGGCATCCTGGGGAATGGTCTTGTCATCGCAATCATAACTCTGAAGATGAAGAAGTCAGTCAATGCCATCTGGTTCCTCAACCTGGCTGTCGCCGACTTCCTCTTCAACATCTTCCTGCCCATAAACATTGCTTACACGGCTATGCGGTACAACTGGATCTTTGGGACAGTCATGTGCAAGTTGAACTCATTCCTCCTCATCCTCAACATGTACACCAGTGTCCTTCTGCTCACCACCATCAGCTTCGATCGCTATGTGTCAGTGGTTTTTCCTGTCTGGTCTCAAAACCATCGGTCGACCAACCTAGCATATTTAGTTTGCTTCATTATCTGGACCGTTGGCATCATTATGAGCTGCCCATCTCTTGTCTTCCGAGACACAGCACAAGCCCGCAACTCCGTGATTTGTTTTAGCAACTTCTCCCTCTCCAGGAATAAGTCTTACCAAGCCCTGGCACTAATGAGGCACCGAACGGTGAACATCACCAGGTTCCTCGCCGGATACATCCTTCCCATAACCATCATCACTTTCTGCTACATCGCCATTGTCTTCAACTTGCGTCGAAACCGCCTTGCCAAGTCCAAAAAGCCTTTCAAGATCATCATCACCATTATAGTTACCTTCTTCCTTTGCTGGAGCCCCTACCACCTGCTGAACCTCCTAGAAACAGAGCCCGACATGATCCCACGCTCAGTGTTTGAGATCAGCATCCCCATAACCACAGCGCTTGCTGCCTCCAACAGCTGCATGAACCCGGTCCTCTATGTCTTCATGGGCCAGGACTTTAAGAAGTTTAAGGTCACCATCCTTTCCAGACTGGTGAATGCCCTCAGTGAGGAGACAGGCCACTCCAGCATCGTTCACAGGAGCTTCTCCAAGATGTCTTCAATGACTGAGAAGGAGATGACAGTCCTCTAA
- the CMKLR1 gene encoding chemerin-like receptor 1 isoform X2, with translation MSSVPRPAWRELPLCCGTLNHHLSPHPARHPAAPGARRPHRRGETMALSNLSNYLDDVDNYSDYPDYTYEETSSVWTDPSYEPKDIARILSVIIYSVSCVLGILGNGLVIAIITLKMKKSVNAIWFLNLAVADFLFNIFLPINIAYTAMRYNWIFGTVMCKLNSFLLILNMYTSVLLLTTISFDRYVSVVFPVWSQNHRSTNLAYLVCFIIWTVGIIMSCPSLVFRDTAQARNSVICFSNFSLSRNKSYQALALMRHRTVNITRFLAGYILPITIITFCYIAIVFNLRRNRLAKSKKPFKIIITIIVTFFLCWSPYHLLNLLETEPDMIPRSVFEISIPITTALAASNSCMNPVLYVFMGQDFKKFKVTILSRLVNALSEETGHSSIVHRSFSKMSSMTEKEMTVL, from the exons ATGAG CTCCGTCCCTAGACCTGCGTGGAGGGAGCTGCCTTTGTGCTGTGGGACGCTGAACCACCACCtctccccccatcctgccaggcATCCAGCTGCGCCGGGAGCACGGCGGCCGCACCGGAGAGGAGAG ACAATGGCGCTTTCCAATTTGTCCAACTACTTGGATGATGTTGATAACTACAGCGACTACCCAGATTACACCTATGAGGAGACCAGCAGCGTGTGGACAGACCCATCCTACGAACCGAAAGACATTGCGAGGATCCTCTCTGTCATCATCTACAGCGTGTCCTGTGTGTTGGGCATCCTGGGGAATGGTCTTGTCATCGCAATCATAACTCTGAAGATGAAGAAGTCAGTCAATGCCATCTGGTTCCTCAACCTGGCTGTCGCCGACTTCCTCTTCAACATCTTCCTGCCCATAAACATTGCTTACACGGCTATGCGGTACAACTGGATCTTTGGGACAGTCATGTGCAAGTTGAACTCATTCCTCCTCATCCTCAACATGTACACCAGTGTCCTTCTGCTCACCACCATCAGCTTCGATCGCTATGTGTCAGTGGTTTTTCCTGTCTGGTCTCAAAACCATCGGTCGACCAACCTAGCATATTTAGTTTGCTTCATTATCTGGACCGTTGGCATCATTATGAGCTGCCCATCTCTTGTCTTCCGAGACACAGCACAAGCCCGCAACTCCGTGATTTGTTTTAGCAACTTCTCCCTCTCCAGGAATAAGTCTTACCAAGCCCTGGCACTAATGAGGCACCGAACGGTGAACATCACCAGGTTCCTCGCCGGATACATCCTTCCCATAACCATCATCACTTTCTGCTACATCGCCATTGTCTTCAACTTGCGTCGAAACCGCCTTGCCAAGTCCAAAAAGCCTTTCAAGATCATCATCACCATTATAGTTACCTTCTTCCTTTGCTGGAGCCCCTACCACCTGCTGAACCTCCTAGAAACAGAGCCCGACATGATCCCACGCTCAGTGTTTGAGATCAGCATCCCCATAACCACAGCGCTTGCTGCCTCCAACAGCTGCATGAACCCGGTCCTCTATGTCTTCATGGGCCAGGACTTTAAGAAGTTTAAGGTCACCATCCTTTCCAGACTGGTGAATGCCCTCAGTGAGGAGACAGGCCACTCCAGCATCGTTCACAGGAGCTTCTCCAAGATGTCTTCAATGACTGAGAAGGAGATGACAGTCCTCTAA
- the CMKLR1 gene encoding chemerin-like receptor 1 isoform X3 translates to MALSNLSNYLDDVDNYSDYPDYTYEETSSVWTDPSYEPKDIARILSVIIYSVSCVLGILGNGLVIAIITLKMKKSVNAIWFLNLAVADFLFNIFLPINIAYTAMRYNWIFGTVMCKLNSFLLILNMYTSVLLLTTISFDRYVSVVFPVWSQNHRSTNLAYLVCFIIWTVGIIMSCPSLVFRDTAQARNSVICFSNFSLSRNKSYQALALMRHRTVNITRFLAGYILPITIITFCYIAIVFNLRRNRLAKSKKPFKIIITIIVTFFLCWSPYHLLNLLETEPDMIPRSVFEISIPITTALAASNSCMNPVLYVFMGQDFKKFKVTILSRLVNALSEETGHSSIVHRSFSKMSSMTEKEMTVL, encoded by the coding sequence ATGGCGCTTTCCAATTTGTCCAACTACTTGGATGATGTTGATAACTACAGCGACTACCCAGATTACACCTATGAGGAGACCAGCAGCGTGTGGACAGACCCATCCTACGAACCGAAAGACATTGCGAGGATCCTCTCTGTCATCATCTACAGCGTGTCCTGTGTGTTGGGCATCCTGGGGAATGGTCTTGTCATCGCAATCATAACTCTGAAGATGAAGAAGTCAGTCAATGCCATCTGGTTCCTCAACCTGGCTGTCGCCGACTTCCTCTTCAACATCTTCCTGCCCATAAACATTGCTTACACGGCTATGCGGTACAACTGGATCTTTGGGACAGTCATGTGCAAGTTGAACTCATTCCTCCTCATCCTCAACATGTACACCAGTGTCCTTCTGCTCACCACCATCAGCTTCGATCGCTATGTGTCAGTGGTTTTTCCTGTCTGGTCTCAAAACCATCGGTCGACCAACCTAGCATATTTAGTTTGCTTCATTATCTGGACCGTTGGCATCATTATGAGCTGCCCATCTCTTGTCTTCCGAGACACAGCACAAGCCCGCAACTCCGTGATTTGTTTTAGCAACTTCTCCCTCTCCAGGAATAAGTCTTACCAAGCCCTGGCACTAATGAGGCACCGAACGGTGAACATCACCAGGTTCCTCGCCGGATACATCCTTCCCATAACCATCATCACTTTCTGCTACATCGCCATTGTCTTCAACTTGCGTCGAAACCGCCTTGCCAAGTCCAAAAAGCCTTTCAAGATCATCATCACCATTATAGTTACCTTCTTCCTTTGCTGGAGCCCCTACCACCTGCTGAACCTCCTAGAAACAGAGCCCGACATGATCCCACGCTCAGTGTTTGAGATCAGCATCCCCATAACCACAGCGCTTGCTGCCTCCAACAGCTGCATGAACCCGGTCCTCTATGTCTTCATGGGCCAGGACTTTAAGAAGTTTAAGGTCACCATCCTTTCCAGACTGGTGAATGCCCTCAGTGAGGAGACAGGCCACTCCAGCATCGTTCACAGGAGCTTCTCCAAGATGTCTTCAATGACTGAGAAGGAGATGACAGTCCTCTAA